Proteins co-encoded in one Lynx canadensis isolate LIC74 chromosome C1, mLynCan4.pri.v2, whole genome shotgun sequence genomic window:
- the CTXND2 gene encoding cortexin domain containing 2 codes for MDDSSLSSSIDVDKGFAIAFVVLLFLFLIVMIFRCAKLVKNPYEASSTTAEPSLS; via the coding sequence ATGGATGATTCAAGCCTGTCCAGCAGTATTGATGTAGACAAAGGCTTTGCCATCGCCTTTGttgttcttctgtttctgttCCTAATCGTGATGATTTTTCGGTGTGCCAAGTTGGTGAAGAACCCCTATGAGGCCAGCTCCACAACAGCAGAACCGTCGCTGAGCTGA